A region of Homo sapiens chromosome X, GRCh38.p14 Primary Assembly DNA encodes the following proteins:
- the LAGE3 gene encoding EKC/KEOPS complex subunit LAGE3 has protein sequence MRDADADAGGGADGGDGRGGHSCRGGVDTAAAPAGGAPPAHAPGPGRDAASAARGSRMRPHIFTLSVPFPTPLEAEIAHGSLAPDAEPHQRVVGKDLTVSGRILVVRWKAEDCRLLRISVINFLDQLSLVVRTMQRFGPPVSR, from the exons ATGCGGGACGCGGATGCAGACGCAGGCGGAGGCGCTGACGGCGGGGATGGCCGGGGTGGCCACAGCTGCCGCGGGGGCGTGGACACAGCCGCAGCTCCGGCCGGTGGAGCTCCCCCAGCGCACGCGCCAGGTCCGGGCAGAGACGCCGCGTCTGCGGCCAGGGGGTCACGAATGCGGCCGCACATATT CACCCTCAGCGTGCCTTTCCCGACCCCCTTGGAGGCGGAAATCGCCCATGGGTCCCTGGCACCAGATGCCGAGCCCCACCAAAGGGTGGTTGGGAAGGATCTCACAGTGAGTGGCAGGATCCTGGTCGT CCGCTGGAAAGCTGAAGACTGTCGCCTGCTCCGAATTTCCGTCATCAACTTTCTTGACCAGCTTTCCCTGGTGGTGCGGACCATGCAGCGCTTTGGGCCCCCCGTTTCCCGCTAA